Below is a genomic region from Sorghum bicolor cultivar BTx623 chromosome 9, Sorghum_bicolor_NCBIv3, whole genome shotgun sequence.
CCCACGGCCACGGGAGCAAGATCAACGGACCGACCGGCAGCTAGCTTGAGCATCACCGCCGGATCCATGGCGGTGCACATCGCATTCGCatccggtcatgaactgatgacagatccagcttgattgatcatacGTACGCTAGCAGAAAATATCCAGGGAATTTCGTTCACTCGTAGCAGTCCGTCGATCAAGTGGGATTCTGTGTACGAGAGATGCAGAATCCCCCTGACAACTTGGTGGATCTCACGAATCAATTCTTCCTCTCGCCTTCGTCACTGAATGTTCAAGTGGGATTCTGTGTATCGTATTGAAtgaaaacagaaaaatccgagGCCTCTACTCCTTTTATTTATAAATACAAATAAATTCGTAATTTTTCTCCGAGGAAATTACTGtacatatagaaaataaaaaaatatgaattGAGATACGTGCCCGGAACGAACCTTCAAGATGCGGCCACGCGCCTGCTCCGACGTCCGCGTCCGTCGCTGACCGCCGGCGTCGCACACTGCTGCTCCACCTCTCTCTTTCACTTGCACGCACCATTCCGCAGACGCAGCAAGCAGTGCGCAACCATCTTCCTCTCCATGCCGCTCTTACACCTGACATGACCTCAGCTCTATATATACGGGCGCCGAGCGCGAGCTCGGCTGCACATCCTGGCGACCGAGCTGCCATGTCCACCAGCGAGAGCGTCCAGATGGCGAGGGTGGGCGACGGAGCCAGCACGGCGCGCCCGTTGCCGGAGCTGCTCCGGCTGCCGCTGCCGCAGGCGCGGGACACCTTCGTCGACGGTGGTCGCGCTCCCGGTTCCCCCGTGGCTGCTGCTGCCAGTGCCAGGACTGCGGAGTCGATGGAGACCCTGTACTCCGTCGCCTTCAGCGTGCCGGCGTCGCCGTCGGGGCTGCACCACGGCGCGTGCGCGTCCGTCGTCCGCAGCGTGACGCCGCCGACGCCACAGCTGGCGGAACACCAGCACAAGCACGCGGAGGCAGCGCCGCTGCCACAGCTGCTCAACCAGGCGAGGTACCACTCGCAGCCGGCGCTGACCATCCGGACCGAGGAACCCCCGCCCCTGCAACGGGTGCGCACCGTGTCGCGCAGCGACAGCATGCGCGACCGCCGCTTCGACCAGTTCAAGACCTTCTCCGGCCGCCTGGAGCGGCAGCTGTCCAACCTCCGCGGGGTGGCCGTGGACATcgagcccgccgccgccgtctccaaCTCCCACAAGAAGATGATCTCCGAGGAGGAGCTGGCGGacaccgacgacgacggcgagatCCCCACGGCCGACCGCTACTTCGCCGCGCTGGAAGGGCCCGAGCTCGAGACGCTGCGGGCGACGGAGGTGTCGGCGCTGCCGGAGGACGAGACGTGGCCGTTCCTGCTGCGGTTCCCGATCAACGCGTTCGGGATGTGCCTGGGCGTGAGCAGCCAGGCCATGCTGTGGAAGACGCTGCAGTCGGAGCCATCGACGGCGTTCCTGCACGTGAGCCCCGCCGTGAACAGCGCGCTCTGGTGGATCTCCGCGTCGCTCATGGCGCTCGTCTCCTTCACCTACCTGCTCAAGATCGTCTTCTACTTCGAAGCGGTCCGGCGCGAGTTCCACCACCCGATCCgcgtcaacttcttcttcgcgcCATGGATCGCCTGCCTCTTCCTCGTCAAGGGCCTGCCGCAGCCGGTGGCGGACGTCCACCACGTCGTCTGGTACATCCTCATGGCGCCCATCCTGTTCCTCGACCTCAAGATCTACGGCCAGTGGATGTCCGGCGGCGACCGCCGGCTGTCCAAGGTGGCCACCCCGACAAaccacctcgccgtcgtcggcaACTTCGTCGGCGCGCTGCTGGGCGCCAAGATGGGGCTCCGGGAGGTGCCCATCTTCTTCTTCGCCGTCGGGGTGGTGCACTACCTGGTGCTGTTCGTGACGCTGTACCAGAGGCTCCCCACCAACGCGAAGCTCCCCAAGGAGCTCCACCCGGTGTTCTTCCTCTTCATCGCCGCGCCGAGCGTCGCGTCCGTCGGCTGGGCAAGGCTCTGCGGCGAATTCAACTACGCCGCCAAGATCTTCTACTTCACGTCCCTCTTCCTCTACATGTCACTGGTACATACGTGTACATCTATTGTCTTTGTTCTCTTCCTCGACAAGCGTGATGTATATATACAACATGCATTTAGTGATCGTGTATATACGTATATGTATACAGGTGGTTCGTATCAACCTGTTCCGGGGCGTCCGCTTCTCGCTGGCGTGGTGGGCGTACACGTTCCCGATGACGAGCGTGGCCATCGCGGCGGCGGTGTACTCGTCGACGGTGACCAACGTGCTCACCCGGG
It encodes:
- the LOC8079296 gene encoding S-type anion channel SLAH2, producing MTSALYIRAPSASSAAHPGDRAAMSTSESVQMARVGDGASTARPLPELLRLPLPQARDTFVDGGRAPGSPVAAAASARTAESMETLYSVAFSVPASPSGLHHGACASVVRSVTPPTPQLAEHQHKHAEAAPLPQLLNQARYHSQPALTIRTEEPPPLQRVRTVSRSDSMRDRRFDQFKTFSGRLERQLSNLRGVAVDIEPAAAVSNSHKKMISEEELADTDDDGEIPTADRYFAALEGPELETLRATEVSALPEDETWPFLLRFPINAFGMCLGVSSQAMLWKTLQSEPSTAFLHVSPAVNSALWWISASLMALVSFTYLLKIVFYFEAVRREFHHPIRVNFFFAPWIACLFLVKGLPQPVADVHHVVWYILMAPILFLDLKIYGQWMSGGDRRLSKVATPTNHLAVVGNFVGALLGAKMGLREVPIFFFAVGVVHYLVLFVTLYQRLPTNAKLPKELHPVFFLFIAAPSVASVGWARLCGEFNYAAKIFYFTSLFLYMSLVVRINLFRGVRFSLAWWAYTFPMTSVAIAAAVYSSTVTNVLTRALAVGLSGVASVTVAGVLVTTVYRAFVRKDLFPNDVSIAVTQRPKAKFGKILAHIRASGDGVKDLVFAVSRHGSGSADTNSASESPSPMARGRRRAEL